The following proteins are encoded in a genomic region of Gossypium hirsutum isolate 1008001.06 chromosome D05, Gossypium_hirsutum_v2.1, whole genome shotgun sequence:
- the LOC107903415 gene encoding kinesin-like protein KIN-14F — protein MPQLINSNSIFTSPSKNLKGLKALLSNNVEPSNTDDVFNENELAQRKAEEAASRRYQAAEWLRQMDQGASETLPKEPSEEEFCLALRNGLILCNVLNKVNPGAVLKIVENPIIPDQSTEGAAQSAIQYFENMRNFLVAVKDMQLLTFEASDVEKGGSMTKVVDCILCLKGYYGWKQAGGIGVWRYGGSVKITAFPKGSLPSLIGSESADDSLDGSDSSQYEQLLEFLHLSNEVTIEESKTANALAFLFDRFGLWLLQAYLRDSNGIEEFPLNAMLVDTLISKIVKDFSTLLVYQGTQLGLFLKKLLKADMNSLSKSNFIEAISLYLGQKTSLASNDVSKFCICGGKRDIVRRSISHSAINADLLDLQQREIQDIKLDFQQTKLEVKQIHSNWEEELKRLVHHIKGLEVASSSYHKVLEENRMLYNQVQDLKGTIRVYCRVRPFLQGQTNGQSTVDYIGENGNIMIVNPLKQGKDARKVFSFNKVFGPTVSQEQIYVDTQPLVRSVLDGFNVCIFAYGQTGSGKTYTMSGPDLNTKQTWGVNYRALSDLFQISKERADFVKYEVGVQMIEIYNEQVRDLLVMDGSNRRLDIRNNSQLNGLNVPDASWVPVSSTQDVLELMRTGQKNRAVGATALNERSSRSHSVLTIHVYGKELVSGSILKGCLHLVDLAGSERVDKSEAVGDRLKEAQHINKSLSALGDVISALAQKSAHIPYRNSKLTQVLQDSLGGHAKTLMFVHISPEVNSIGETVSTLKFAERVASIELGAAKSNKETGEIRELKEEISNLKLALEKKEAEVEQLKGGTARSATESQRARAVSPFHFPRRKPESSPRRGDDNRITEARSCSSGKQRRSRFPSVFADKETFPKMPILAEERLLRVVNARSPSPPVRRSLSTDRGALIRSRIKADTVENQPVSKVPFPARVPVNKSLASTTVIPSVDSNSSRVHVSSQEISKQDSISDKLSTKKLHPEHEEEQFRQALNVRQGGIRKSKAESKAKMKHQLPTRLHKTDAAVTLLSEIDAGEKIEEPRKSDFSETENENILIGSLTSSALKTKRFRQNITRNSQNVEPRGSVQAVEPFLGEKNRQAKDGSKTLMPEFRRSRSSPRGKFLVLP, from the exons ATGCCTCAGCTAATcaactctaattcaattttcacttctCCTTCCAAGAATCTCAAAGGTTTAAAGGCTTTACTCTCTAACAATGTTGAGCCTTCAAACACTGATGATGTCTTCAATGAAAATGAATTAGCTCAAAGAAAAGCTGAAGAAGCAG CTTCAAGGAGGTACCAAGCAGCAGAGTGGTTGAGACAGATGGACCAAGGTGCATCAGAAACCCTGCCCAAAGAACCCTCTGAAGAAGAATTTTGCCTTGCACTTCGAAATGGGCTCATTCTTTGCAATGTCCTTAACAAAGTCAATCCTGGAGCTGTTCTTAAG ATAGTGGAAAATCCAATAATCCCAGACCAGTCAACAGAAGGAGCAGCACAATCTGCTATTCAGTATTTTGAAAACATGAGGAATTTCTTGGTAGCTGTAAAAGATATGCAGCTCTTGACCTTTGAAGCTTCTGATGTTGAAAAG GGTGGTTCAATGACTAAAGTTGTGGACTGCATTCTATGTCTGAAAGGATATTATGGATGGAAGCAAGCAGGAGGAATTGGAGTTTGGAGATACGGAGGATCTGTAAAGATTACGGCCTTCCCAAAAGGGTCACTACCTTCCTTGATTGGAAGTGAAAGTGCCGACGATTCTCTGGATGGGTCAGATTCATCGCAATATGAACAATTATTGGAGTTTCTCCATCTCTCTAATGAAGTCACAATTGAGGAGTCCAAAACTGCCAATGCTCTAGCTTTTCTTTTTGATCGCTTCGGTCTTTGGCTTCTACAAGCTTACCTTAGAGACAGCAATGGGATTGAAGAATTCCCCTTGAATGCAATG ttagtagatacattAATCAGTAAGATCGTGAAGGACTTCTCAACATTGCTTGTTTACCAAGGAACACAG CTTGGGCTGTTTCTGAAGAAACTCCTGAAAGCTGACATGAATTCTCTATCAAAATCCAATTTTATAGAAGCCATCTCACTATATCTCGGTCAAAAGACTAGCCTGGCATCAAATGATGTCTCCAAGTTCTGCATCTGTGGTGGGAAACGAGACATTGTTCGCCGTAGCATTAGTCATTCTGCCATTAATGCAGACCTTCTTGATCTTCAGCAGAGAGAAATACAG GACATCAAATTAGATTTTCAACAAACAAAGCTTGAAGTCAAACAGATTCATTCAAATTGGGAGGAAGAACTTAAGAGACTAG tgCATCATATCAAGGGTCTCGAAGTGGCATCCTCTTCTTATCACAAGGTATTAGAAGAAAATCGTATGCTTTACAATCAAGTCCAAGACCTCAAAG GAACAATACGAGTTTACTGTCGAGTGAGGCCCTTTTTGCAAGGCCAAACAAACGGACAATCAACTGTGGATTACATAGGAGAAAATGGAAACATCATGATTGTCAATCCTTTAAAGCAGGGCAAAGATGCAAGAAAAGTATTCTCTTTCAACAAAGTGTTTGGACCAACCGTCTCACAAG AACAAATATATGTCGATACTCAACCGCTTGTCAGATCTGTATTAGATGGCTTTAACGTTTGCATCTTTGCATATGGACAAACTGGCTCAGGAAAGACATATACAATG AGTGGACCGGATTTGAATACCAAGCAAACGTGGGGTGTAAACTACCGTGCTCTAAGTGACCTGTTTCAAATATCCAAGGAGAGAGCAGATTTTGTTAAATATGAAGTTGGTGTGCAAATGATTGAAATATACAATGAACAAGTGAGAGATTTATTAGTCATGGATGGCTCAAATAGAAG ATTGGATATTCGGAACAATTCTCAGTTGAATGGCCTAAATGTGCCTGATGCAAGTTGGGTTCCAGTTTCAAGTACTCAAGATGTTCTTGAACTGATGAGAACAGGTCAAAAGAATCGTGCTGTAGGTGCTACGGCTTTAAACGAGCGAAGTAGCCGTTCTCACAGTGTTTTGACTATTCATGTGTATGGTAAAGAGTTGGTTTCTGGATCTATTCTCAAAGGTTGCCTGCATTTGGTGGATTTGGCTGGGAGCGAGAGAGTGGATAAGTCCGAGGCAGTAGGTGACAGATTGAAGGAAGCTCAACACATAAATAAATCACTCTCGGCACTAGGAGATGTCATCTCAGCACTTGCACAAAAGAGTGCACATATTCCTTACAGAAATAGCAAGCTTACTCAAGTATTACAAGATTctttag GTGGTCATGCTAAAACATTAATGTTTGTACATATAAGTCCTGAAGTCAATTCCATTGGAGAGACAGTAAGCACACTGAAGTTTGCTGAGAGGGTTGCTTCCATAGAACTCGGGGCAGCTAAATCGAACAAGGAAACCGGTGAAATCCGAGAACTTAAAGAAGAG ATATCAAATCTTAAACTTGCATTGGAAAAGAAAGAAGCAGAAGTAGAACAACTGAAAGGTGGAACTGCTCGAAGCGCGACTGAATCTCAACGAGCAAGAGCGGTTTCACCTTTCCATTTTCCAAGACGTAAGCCTGAATCATCTCCGAGACGTGGTGATGATAATAGAATCACAGAG GCTAGAAGCTGTTCTTCGGGTAAGCAAAGGAGGTCAAGATTTCCATCCGTGTTTGCAGACAAGGAGACATTTCCTAAGATGCCTATTCTAGCTGAAGAGAGATTACTGAGAGTAGTAAATGCAAGGTCACCGTCTCCTCCTGTTCGGAGGTCCTTATCCACTGATAGAGGAGCCTTAATTAGAAGCAGGATCAAGGCTGACACAGTTGAAAATCAACCAGTCTCAAAAGTACCATTTCCGGCTAGAGTACCGGTTAACAAATCCTTAGCCAGTACAACCGTGATCCCATCAGTAGATAGCAACTCCTCCAGGGTTCATGTAAGTTCTCAAGAGATTTCCAAACAAGATAGCATCTCTGATAAACTTAGCACGAAGAAACTGCATCCGGAACACGAAGAAGAGCAGTTTAGGCAAGCCCTTAATGTTAGACAAGGTGGAATAAGGAAAAGCAAGGCTGAGAGCAAAGCTAAAATGAAGCACCAACTGCCTACAAGACTTCATAAAACCGATGCAGCAGTCACATTGCTTTCTGAAATAGATGCTGGTGAGAAAATAGAGGAGCCTCGAAAAAGCGACTTCTCCGAGACAGAAAATGAGAATATACTCATTGGCTCTCTTACATCCAGCGCGTTGAAGACGAAGAGGTTTCGACAGAACATCACCAGGAATTCACAGAATGTTGAACCAAG GGGCTCAGTGCAAGCAGTAGAACCTTTTCTGGGAGAGAAAAACCGACAGGCAAAGGATGGAAGTAAAACTTTGATGCCTGAATTTCGAAGGAGCCGGTCATCACCTCGTGGGAAATTTTTGGTTTTGCCTTGA
- the LOC107903412 gene encoding uridine kinase-like protein 3 isoform X1: MGSAAVEDMIEASSGVHFSGFHMDGLDSRHIKKPMMSPATENMHNQPFLIGVAGGAASGKTTVCDMIIQQLHDQRVVLVNQDSFYHKLTEEELARVHEYNFDHPDAFDTEKLLDSIDNLRHGRAVDIPKYDFKSYKLDVFPVRRVNPSDVIILEGILIFHDPRVRELMNMKIFVDTDADVRLARRITRDTVGKSRDIGAVLDQYSKFVKPAFDDFILPTKKYADIIIPRGGDNHVAIDLIVQHIRTKLGQHDLCKIYPNLYVIQSTFQIRGMHTLIRDSQTTKHDFVFYADRLIRLVVEHGLGHLPFTEKQVITPTGSVYTGVDFCKRLCGVSIIRSGESMENALRACCKGIKIGKILIHREGDNGQQLIYEKLPQDISKRHVLLLDPILGTGNSAVQAISLLIKKGVPESNIIFLNLISAPQGVHMVCKSFPRLKIVTSEIDIGLNKDFCVIPGMGEFGDRYFGTDDDDDQKVVTPMQQSC, from the exons ATGGGTTCTGCAGCAGTTGAAGATATGATAGAGGCTTCTTCTGGGGTTCATTTTTCTGGGTTCCACATGGATGGTTTGGATTCTAGACATATCAAGAAGCCTATGATGTCACCGGCTACTGAAAATATGCATAATCAACCTTTTCTTATCG GAGTTGCTGGTGGAGCAGCGTCCGGTAAGACTACAGTCTGTGATATGATTATTCAGCAACTTCACGATCAACGTGTGGTATTAGTTAATCAG GATTCCTTTTATCACAAACTCACTGAAGAGGAACTTGCAAGAGTTCATGAATACAACTTTGACCATCCCG ATGCATTTGACACAGAGAAATTATTAGATTCTATAGATAACTTAAGGCATGGCCGAGCAGTAGATAttccaaaatatgatttcaaAAGTTATAAGCTTGATGTTTTTCCCGTAAGAAGG GTTAATCCTTCAGATGTTATAATTTTGGAAGGGATACTTATTTTCCATGATCCTCGCGTCCGAGAGTTGATGAACATGAAAATATTTGTTGATACAG ATGCTGATGTGCGACTGGCAAGAAGAATAACGCGTGATACTGTTGGGAAGAGCAGAGATATTGGTGCTGTCCTTGATCAG TATTCAAAATTTGTGAAGCCAGCTTTTGATGACTTTATACTTCCAACAAAGAAATATGCAGATATCATCATTCCCCGAGGAGGAGATAATCATGTAGCAATTGATTTGATTGTACAACATATTAGGACGAAGCTTGGCCAGCATGATCTCTGTAAAATCTACCCGAATTTATATGTCATTCAATCAACTTTTCAG ATACGAGGCATGCATACCCTTATTCGTGACTCTCAAACAACGAAACATGACTTTGTTTTTTACGCTGATCGATTGATTCGTCTG GTTGTtgaacatgggctgggacatcTGCCATTTACAGAGAAGCAGGTGATCACTCCTACAG GGTCTGTATATACAGGTGTGGATTTCTGTAAGAGATTATGTGGAGTCTCTATTATTCGGAG TGGTGAGAGTATGGAGAATGCTTTGCGAGCATGTTGCAAAGGTATCAAGATTGGCAAGATTCTTATCCATAGGGAAGGTGACAACGGTCAACAG CTTATCTATGAAAAATTACCACAAGACATCTCCAAAAGGCATGTGCTACTACTGGATCCTATTCTAGGCACAG GCAATTCAGCCGTCCAAGCTATTTCATTGCTTATAAAAAAGGGTGTACCAGAGTCCAACATCATatttctcaatctcatatct GCACCGCAAGGTGTACATATGGTCTGCAAAAGCTTCCCAAGACTAAAGATCGTGACATCCGAGATTGATATTGGTTTAAACAAAGATTTCTGTGTTATCCCCGGAATGGGTGAGTTTGGAGACCGATATTTCGGaacagatgatgatgatgaccaGAAAGTGGTGACCCCTATGCAACAGTCATGTTGA
- the LOC107903412 gene encoding uridine kinase-like protein 4 isoform X2 yields the protein MGSAAVEDMIEASSGVHFSGFHMDGLDSRHIKKPMMSPATENMHNQPFLIGVAGGAASGKTTVCDMIIQQLHDQRVVLVNQDSFYHKLTEEELARVHEYNFDHPDAFDTEKLLDSIDNLRHGRAVDIPKYDFKSYKLDVFPVRRVNPSDVIILEGILIFHDPRVRELMNMKIFVDTDADVRLARRITRDTVGKSRDIGAVLDQKYADIIIPRGGDNHVAIDLIVQHIRTKLGQHDLCKIYPNLYVIQSTFQIRGMHTLIRDSQTTKHDFVFYADRLIRLVVEHGLGHLPFTEKQVITPTGSVYTGVDFCKRLCGVSIIRSGESMENALRACCKGIKIGKILIHREGDNGQQLIYEKLPQDISKRHVLLLDPILGTGNSAVQAISLLIKKGVPESNIIFLNLISAPQGVHMVCKSFPRLKIVTSEIDIGLNKDFCVIPGMGEFGDRYFGTDDDDDQKVVTPMQQSC from the exons ATGGGTTCTGCAGCAGTTGAAGATATGATAGAGGCTTCTTCTGGGGTTCATTTTTCTGGGTTCCACATGGATGGTTTGGATTCTAGACATATCAAGAAGCCTATGATGTCACCGGCTACTGAAAATATGCATAATCAACCTTTTCTTATCG GAGTTGCTGGTGGAGCAGCGTCCGGTAAGACTACAGTCTGTGATATGATTATTCAGCAACTTCACGATCAACGTGTGGTATTAGTTAATCAG GATTCCTTTTATCACAAACTCACTGAAGAGGAACTTGCAAGAGTTCATGAATACAACTTTGACCATCCCG ATGCATTTGACACAGAGAAATTATTAGATTCTATAGATAACTTAAGGCATGGCCGAGCAGTAGATAttccaaaatatgatttcaaAAGTTATAAGCTTGATGTTTTTCCCGTAAGAAGG GTTAATCCTTCAGATGTTATAATTTTGGAAGGGATACTTATTTTCCATGATCCTCGCGTCCGAGAGTTGATGAACATGAAAATATTTGTTGATACAG ATGCTGATGTGCGACTGGCAAGAAGAATAACGCGTGATACTGTTGGGAAGAGCAGAGATATTGGTGCTGTCCTTGATCAG AAATATGCAGATATCATCATTCCCCGAGGAGGAGATAATCATGTAGCAATTGATTTGATTGTACAACATATTAGGACGAAGCTTGGCCAGCATGATCTCTGTAAAATCTACCCGAATTTATATGTCATTCAATCAACTTTTCAG ATACGAGGCATGCATACCCTTATTCGTGACTCTCAAACAACGAAACATGACTTTGTTTTTTACGCTGATCGATTGATTCGTCTG GTTGTtgaacatgggctgggacatcTGCCATTTACAGAGAAGCAGGTGATCACTCCTACAG GGTCTGTATATACAGGTGTGGATTTCTGTAAGAGATTATGTGGAGTCTCTATTATTCGGAG TGGTGAGAGTATGGAGAATGCTTTGCGAGCATGTTGCAAAGGTATCAAGATTGGCAAGATTCTTATCCATAGGGAAGGTGACAACGGTCAACAG CTTATCTATGAAAAATTACCACAAGACATCTCCAAAAGGCATGTGCTACTACTGGATCCTATTCTAGGCACAG GCAATTCAGCCGTCCAAGCTATTTCATTGCTTATAAAAAAGGGTGTACCAGAGTCCAACATCATatttctcaatctcatatct GCACCGCAAGGTGTACATATGGTCTGCAAAAGCTTCCCAAGACTAAAGATCGTGACATCCGAGATTGATATTGGTTTAAACAAAGATTTCTGTGTTATCCCCGGAATGGGTGAGTTTGGAGACCGATATTTCGGaacagatgatgatgatgaccaGAAAGTGGTGACCCCTATGCAACAGTCATGTTGA
- the LOC107902894 gene encoding NDR1/HIN1-like protein 10 translates to MLSPLPSPPPPPPPQSPSPSPTPPSTKYTTPISLSQIVISKPTITRQQEAPSSNKTNPNTDNDNDNTTTLVRKSLLRQPHPRRTNPLIWCCAIICLIFSVILILFGVATLIIFLSMKPRIPLFDTPNASLNGIYFDTPEYFNGDFTFLANFSNPNKRIDVRFEYLVIELYFHDRLISTQAVQPFYQRSGEVRVEAVHFISSLVYLPQNLGVELQKQVLSNRVTYFIRGTFKVRAHMGLIHFSYWLHARCELLMSSPPTGVLVAHICKTKR, encoded by the coding sequence ATGCTCTCCCCCTTACCTTCAcctcctcctccaccaccaccGCAATCTCCGTCACCATCTCCAACACCACCGTCAACAAAATATACGACTCCAATCTCCCTATCCCAAATCGTAATATCAAAACCAACAATAACCCGACAACAAGAAGCTCCATCTTCAAACAAAACAAACCCCAACACCGACAACGACAACGACAACACAACAACACTTGTGCGAAAATCACTCCTCCGACAACCTCATCCACGACGAACAAATCCATTAATATGGTGTTGTGCAATCATATGTTTGATCTTCAGCGTCATCCTCATCTTATTCGGAGTAGCAACTTTAATCATCTTCTTATCAATGAAACCAAGAATCCCATTATTCGACACACCAAATGCAAGTCTTAATGGTATATACTTCGATACCCCAGAATATTTCAATGGTGATTTCACTTTCTTAGCCAATTTCTCAAACCCAAACAAGAGAATCGATGTGAGGTTTGAATATTTGGTTATAGAGCTCTATTTTCATGATAGGCTGATATCAACACAAGCTGTTCAACCATTTTATCAGAGGAGTGGTGAAGTTAGGGTTGAAGCAGTTCATTTTATATCAAGCTTAGTGTATTTGCCACAGAATTTGGGTGTGGAATTGCAGAAACAAGTGTTGAGTAATAGGGTTACTTACTTCATAAGAGGAACATTCAAAGTGAGAGCTCATATGGGTTTGATCCATTTTTCTTATTGGTTACATGCTAGATGTGAACTGTTGATGTCTAGTCCACCAACTGGTGTTTTAGTTGCACATATTTGCAAAACTAAAAGAtga